From Priestia aryabhattai, one genomic window encodes:
- a CDS encoding transporter encodes MYPYQYDPRFQNLFPPGGGQGFPAFPPGGGGQGFPAFPPGGGGQGFPPSPPGGGGQGFPPPPPGGAQPPSSPPPAFTPTPKLGSGGPSLYAVDPGAISGCLYRYTYIWPRNGRPYWFYPTFVGRRSVAGYRWTGSFWVYAGVDVNQIREFQCL; translated from the coding sequence ATGTATCCATATCAATATGATCCACGTTTTCAAAATTTGTTTCCACCTGGAGGAGGCCAAGGGTTTCCAGCGTTTCCACCTGGAGGAGGAGGCCAAGGGTTTCCAGCGTTTCCACCTGGAGGAGGAGGCCAAGGGTTTCCACCGTCACCACCTGGAGGAGGAGGTCAAGGATTTCCACCGCCGCCACCTGGAGGAGCGCAGCCGCCTTCAAGTCCGCCTCCAGCTTTTACACCTACACCAAAGCTAGGTTCAGGAGGTCCATCACTTTATGCTGTTGATCCAGGCGCTATTTCAGGATGCTTATACCGATACACCTATATATGGCCGAGAAATGGTCGACCTTACTGGTTTTACCCAACCTTTGTAGGCAGGCGCTCAGTTGCAGGATATCGCTGGACAGGATCTTTCTGGGTATATGCTGGGGTAGATGTAAATCAAATTCGAGAATTTCAATGTTTATAA
- a CDS encoding FMN-dependent NADH-azoreductase: MANVLYVKVNPQVDEASFSTRLAQVFLDEYKTANPTDTVTTLDLYKETVPFIDGDVLAAWGKAGAGEELSAVELEKVTRMGELVEQFLQADKVIFSAPMWNLSFPPLMKAYIDNILIAGKTFKYTENGPVGLASDKKVVLLEARGGVYSEGPAAELEFTQSYLRTVMGFIGVQDFQLVVAEGMAYTPAEADNILAKASEKAKEVASTF; encoded by the coding sequence ATGGCAAATGTATTATATGTAAAAGTAAATCCGCAGGTTGATGAAGCATCATTTTCAACTCGTTTAGCGCAGGTTTTCTTAGATGAGTATAAAACAGCAAATCCGACTGATACAGTAACAACGCTTGATTTGTATAAAGAAACAGTTCCGTTCATTGATGGAGATGTTTTAGCGGCATGGGGAAAAGCAGGAGCTGGCGAAGAATTATCAGCTGTTGAATTAGAAAAAGTAACGCGTATGGGTGAATTAGTAGAGCAGTTTTTACAAGCTGACAAAGTCATTTTCTCAGCTCCAATGTGGAACTTAAGCTTCCCTCCACTAATGAAAGCATACATTGATAACATTTTAATTGCAGGAAAAACGTTTAAATATACTGAAAATGGTCCAGTAGGATTAGCTTCAGATAAAAAAGTAGTATTACTAGAGGCTCGTGGAGGCGTATATTCAGAAGGCCCTGCGGCAGAGCTAGAATTTACTCAAAGCTATTTACGTACAGTGATGGGCTTCATTGGTGTTCAAGATTTCCAACTGGTTGTTGCAGAAGGTATGGCTTATACACCAGCAGAAGCAGACAATATTTTAGCAAAAGCATCTGAAAAAGCAAAAGAAGTTGCGTCAACATTCTAA